The genomic DNA ATAGGGGCAAAATACAGTTTTCCAAAAGGCTTTTTAGTCATTGCCGGGATAAAAAATTTATTTGACAAGAGATACTTTACATATCAAGACAAAATCAAAGACCAGTATAAACCGGCAAACGCAAGAAATTATTATGTAGAGTTTAAATATGTCTATTAAAAGCTATCTCATTATAAGCTTTTTAATCTGCCTTCTTGTTTTAACGATCATTTCGCTAGCTTTGGGAGGAGCTAACGTAGGATTTAATGAGATTTTTAATCTATACTCGCAAGATCTAAGCGATACGCAAAAAACTATACTGATTGACATAAGACTTCCTCGCATAGTGATGGCTATATTAATAGGAGCTCTTTTGGCCAGCTCCGGTGTTGTCGTTCAAACTATATTTTTAAATCCTCTAGCAGATCCATATATAATAGGAATTGCATCAAGCGCAACATTTGGGGCGGTTGTAGCTTATATATTTGGATTAGAGGATATATATTACGGTATTTTTGCTTTTATAGCTTCGTGCATTCTTTCTATAGTTATATTTAAACTATCAAAAAACGGTCGCTCTGTAGCTACTTTGCTTATAATAGGCATAGCATTTTCATCTATGCTTGGAGCTTTTACATCACTTGCTACTTATCTTATAGGAGAAGATAGTTTTAAGATAATAGCGTGGATGATGGGATATCTTGGAGGCGCAAGCTGGTTTAAAGTAGGCTTGCTAACTCTACCTTTGATACTTTCGCTAATATATTTTTATAAAAAGAGAAATGAGTTAAATTTACTTTTAAGCGGAGACGAAGAAGCAAAAAGCTTAGGAGCCGATGTAGATATAACAAAAAAAAGACTGCTCATAGTAGCATCTTTAAGCGTGGCATTCTCAGTTGCATTTACCGGGATGATAGGTTTTGTCGGACTCATCATACCTCATATTTTAAGAATGATACTAGGCACGTCAAACAATGCTGTTTTGATACCTATATCTACTTTAGCAGGTGCACTTTTTTTACTATTTTGCGATCTTGTAGCTAAAAATGTGCTCAATCCGACAGAAATTCCGATAGGAGTCGTAACAGCATTTTTTGGAGCTCCGTTTTTTCTATTTTTGGCTATTAAATATAGCAAAGGAGTCATCTAGTGAGTATCGAGATATCAAATTTAAGTTTTAAATTTAATAAAAATCAGATACTAAATAAGCTAAATATTCAGATAAACAGCGCAGAGTTTATAGGAATTTTAGGTCCAAACGGCTGCGGAAAATCAACTCTTCTTAAAAATATATTAAAAATTCTGCAGCCAAATAGCGGCGTTATAAAGATAAACTTCAAACCGCTAAAAGAGTATTCGCAAAAAGATTTAGCCAAAATTATAGGTTTTGTACCGCAAAAATCTGATTTAGCACTTCCTCTTAGCGTAGAGGATTTGATACTTATGGGAAGATATGTGAGTATAAAAGGGATATTTGGCAACTACGGCTCAGATGACTATAGAAAAGTGAGTGAAGTAATGGAGCTTTTGAATTTAAAAGAGTTTAAAGATAGATCCGCAAACTCTCTTAGCGGAGGCGAATTTCAAAGAGTTTTACTAGCCAGAGCGATAGTCTCAGATCCTAAAATACTACTTCTTGATGAGCCTACAAGCGCTCTTGATCTTAACTATGCAGTCGAGATCATGAGTCTTTGCAAAAAGATAACTAAAAAATTAAATATATTTAGCATAGTAGTTCTACATGATCTAAACTTGGCAAGTATATTTTGTGATAAAATTATAATGCTAAAAGATGGAAAAGTCGCTTACAGCGGTACTCCAAAAGAACTATACAAAAAAGATATTTTAAAAGAAATTTACAATCTTGAATGCGACGTGCTAAATCATAACGGTTTTTCGATAATAATACCAAAAAATAAAGGATAAAAATGAAAAAAATATTAATCATACTTGTAGCTCTGTTTGAATTTGCATTTGGAGTAAAATTAGTAGTGCTGGATCCTGCTGCGGTAGAAATACTATATATGCTCAAAGCCGAAGATAATATAGCCGCTATAGCCATTTCATCTATGACTAAAATTTATCCAGAAGATAAAACCGCACAACTTCCAAATGTCGGCTCTTATATGAAACCGAATTTAGAACGCATAGTGGAGATAAACCCGGATCTTGTGATAACAAGTTTCCACTCTATAAATGTAGATAACGATCTAAAAAATCTAGGCTTAAAAACATTAAGTTTAAATGCAAACAGTTTGAACGACATTTATAAAAATATAGAAAAAATAGCAGATATAACTCAAAAACAAGAAGAAGGCAAACAGCTTATAGATGAGATAAAATCTAAGTTATCACATCAAGATAAATTAAGTGGTAAAAAGGTTGTAGTTCTATTTTCTGCACTAAATTTAATGGCTTTTAATAGCGGAACTCTGCCCATAGATATCACAAATAACTTAGGTCTAAAAAACATAGCCGAAAATCTGCAAGGGGCTACTTCGGTGATTCAAACTGAGTATATTTTAGAGCAAAATCCCGACTTTATCATAGTTGTAGAAACAGCAAACAACTCCAAAAGTCTCTTGCAACTCTATCCTGTTTTAAGCAAAACTAAAGCTGCCAAAGATGGCAAGATAATCTCAGTGCCCTCAGCCCTTATATTAAGAGGAACTCCAAGAATAACTCAAAGTATAGAAAAAATTTATGAAATTCTAGCAAAATAAATATAGCTGATATTTCTTCTATCAAAAGTAGACAATACTCCGGACTTAAAAAATAGAAAAAGAAGTGAATTTAAATCCACTTCTTTTAAATTTAAACAGCATTTAAAGCTAGTTAAACAACCAAAAAAACTATATAAATTGTTAAGATAACATACAAAAACAAATTATAAGCATTAATAATAATATGATAAAATGCCGTCTCATAAAACGATATATTTTGAGAAATAATATATAAACGAATATATCAAAAAATAGTAGAAAACGAGACAGCATGAAAAACATAGTTATATACTCAAGCGTCACAGGTAACACAAAAAAGATAGCAAAAGCAGTATCTGAATCTCTTAGTTGTATCTATATCAGCTTCAAAGACGCAAATTTTGTAAATTTAGATGAATTTGAATTTATAGCTCTTGGATTTTGGGTAGATAAAGGATATCCAGATAGAGATATGAAAGCTTTTATGCAAAGCATAAAAAATAAAAATATCGGTCTTTTTATGACTCTTGGAGCAGATCCAAAAGGCGAACACGCTAAAAAATGTATGCAAAATGTAAAATATATGATGCAAATAAATGGTTGCAATATTAAAAAAGAGTTCATATCTCAAGGCGCTATAAGCCCGAATTTAATAAATAAAATTACAAAAGCAGGCAAATCAACACCGCATAGAGAAGCTAGATGGAAGGAAGCTAGCACTCATCCAGATAACAATGACCTTTTAAACGCCAAAATAGCATTTAGCAAAAACAAGCAGCTTCCTAAAATGAACTCTATTTAACTCTTATTGTCTTCTACCAAAAGTTATAGCATAAACTTCATTTCTTATATCAAATAACTTATCTTTTGGTGCGCCAACTCCAGAAGGTATTTCTGAAGGAAAATACACATCAGAGTTGCAACCCTCGCCATCGTATTTATATACTTTTAAAGTTCCGGCCAACACCTCTTTGTGTTTTCCTTTCCAAAGAGTAGCAGGATCATCTACAGGATCATTTTCATTTGCCAAAGTCAAGTACATTTTATACTCAACCGGCGAGCTTTTTACATGCTCTTTAAATCTTTGTGATAAATAGTCGTTACTAAGAGTTTTTTCCTCATCTTTATTTAAATACTTCACACCACTAACAGGTTCAAATCTCCATTTAGCAGCTATCATTTTATCATCTTTAGCACTCTTAAACCAAAATGTATGAGCACTGAAAAATGGCGTATTTGCAACGCTAGAAGTGATTCCGATGCTATTTATATAGTTATCAAAGTTTCTATAAGAATTTACTTTTTGCATAGACTCTTTGATAAAATCAGAATCAACTTTTCCATCTACAGGAATACGCATTTTAAAAAAATCTCCGAATTATTTAGCGTTTTTAGCAAAAACTATAGGTAAATTTAGCATAACCATAGTCCATAAATCGCCATCACCTTGCATTTTTATAGCCATACCGCGAGGTTTGCTTTTATCATCCATGATAGCTCCGCCTAAAGAGTATCTTATCTGAGCATCTATCTTATCTTTTTTAAAAAGAGGAACATTAACAAATTTTGAAATCTCTTTTGAAGGCTCAAAAACACCGCTTGCGCAAAAACCTTTTGTATGATTTATCTTAGCTTTTGGATGCTCTGCAGAGTAATTTAGTTGATAAAATATATCAGCTAGATCCTCGGCACTATATGAGCTCGGTAATTTTTGCTCAGCATTTAGCGCAGACACGAAAAGACATGCTGCAGCACAGAAACTAAAAACTTTATTCATTATTTCTCCTTAAAATTTTAATAAGGAATTAGTATAATTAAATTTAGTAAATAATAAATTAATTACTAAATTATAGTAAATTAAAAATTAAATTTATATAAACTTATTATAATAAAATTGTAAATCAATAAAAAACTTAAATGACGGATTATAAATTTAAAAATATATAAAAAATATAGTAGAATATGGTGCCTAGGGGGAGACTCGAACTCCCGACCTCCGGCTTATGAGACCAGCGCTCTAGCCAGCTGAGCTACCGAGGCGCACCAAAAGTAAGAAGCGCATTATATCCTATGAAAGCTTATATCTAAATTAATCTTTTTTAAGATAAATTTGGATTTTTAAGGTACAATAACGTTTAAAAATTTATACAAAAAAGGAACAATTATGTTAAATTTACTTAAAAAGATGGCATTTGCTCTCGCGTTTTTAGTTATATTCGTAGCAGGAGTTACATTTGATGCAAAGTTTTTGATGCAAAATCAATTCAGCGACAAAGAGCTCACATTCTCTAGAAATGTTGATGAAAGTATCAAAGTAGAACCTTCGGTATTTATTTCTGAACCAAGATTCGTGTCTTCTGCTCTACTAAGAAACAAAAGCTCACTCACTACCTTAGAAAAAGATTCTATCAAAAACACGTTCAACGCTATCATAAATCGTGCAAAAGAAGACGGTATATGCACGGGAGGTAGCTATAGTATAGAACCTAGCTATTCATATGAAAACGGTAAAGAAGTTATAGTAGGACAAAATGCCAATGCAAAACTCAGTTGCAAAATCACAAAAGAAAACCTCAACTTATACAACAAATTTCTAGCCGATGTAGATACGATACTTGAAACAAACGAATTCATATCATCTGTAACTCCAGCTATAAGAGAAAGTAGCGATCCAGAAGTAGCAGCCAAAAACGCAGAGATACTGTATGATAAAATCATTCAAAAAGCACTATCTTTCGAGAAGCATTATTCAGAAATTACAAATAAATTATGCACAACCAAAGATATAAATTTTGATATGCCACCTACTCTTTTAAGAGCAAATTATAAAACTATGAGTATGCAAGGAGATGGCATAGCGCTGCCTATAACAGATGAACAAAATCAAAAACTAAGCGCAAATGTAATTTATATGTGCAAATAAATAATTATTTTTGTTCTTTTAGCAAATAAAAGCTAAAAGAACAAAGCATTAAAAAAGTTAAATTACTGTTTTAATTGAAGTAAAGTATTAAGCATCTGATCGCCGGTGGTTATCGTTTTTGAGTTAGCTTGATATCCACGTTGTACGACTATAAGCTGAGTTAAAGAACGAGATAGATCAACGTTACTCATCTCAAGGCTAGAAGCATTTATCTTTCCACGGCCTGCTGTTTGAGCCGAACCGATAACAGGAGCTCCAGAGTTTGCAGTCTGAACAAATACGTTACCGCCATCGCTCTCTAAACCTTCGTTATTCGTAAATTTAGCAAGTGCCACTTGAGCTAGTCCAAAGCTTCTACCATTTGTAAATGCTCCGATGATAGTTCCGCTCTCATCTACTCTTAGCTCATTTAGCGTACCGGCTGTGTAACCGTCTTGAACAATGTTATCTGTAGTACTGGTATTATCATTGCTTCTTAATCCGTTGTAGTCTCCGATTTTTCCAAAATTTATCTCTATATTTTGTCCTGGAGCACTACCGTTATTTGCAGTGAAAGTAAGATTTGATGGACTATAGCCTAGTAAGCTTCCATCGGATTTAAATCTAACGGTACCTGCTATGACATTTGCGACTTCACCTGTTTCGGTATTTATTTTACCTGGTTCTGGTACTTGGATAAGCATAGACCACTCAGTACCGTTTTCAGGGCTATAACTGATCTTTCTAAATTCCATTTTTATCTCGTGTTTTGAACCCAAACTATCGTAAATTTCGGTTGTAGCAGCGTGACTTGACATAACTATATTTGACGAAGTTTTCTCACCAGTTCCGGTACTTAAACCGCCGCCCAAGCTCGAAAATACATCCGTGAATTTAGTATTTTCATTTATATTCGTGTTTGGATCACTTAGTCCAGTGATAGCTAAATGCATATTGTAGTCGTTGGTAAACGTATCGTTATTTACAGGGACATTTACGGTACCATCCGGATTTGTAGTAGCTAGAGGATTATCTGACGCACTACCATCTGTAACTAAAGCACCTGTCGCATCTACGGCTAAATGACTATCATTTTCTCCGTATGCAGCGTCGCCTTGTGGATTTTTTACCACAAACTGACCTTTTTCATTTACGGTTATCTCTACACCGTCGTTTCTATTTCTATCTTTAAGGCTTGCATTTGAGTATTTACCGTCTGGATCTGCTGCTGGTAACTGAATACCGGCTGCCGCATCAGTATCTATAGCCCCGGACCAATCTAAAGCCGAATATTCAGCTAATTTATCATTTGATATGGCGGCATTTATAGCAGCAGTAACTTCTGCTGGAGTAGCTGTAGTTGGAGTAGCATTTATAGCGGCTATTATAGCGGCAGTAGCGGCTATCGCTCCTTGACTTATAGGAACTATAGCATCTACTCTAGTTTTTTCAGCTGTTGCAGCATTTAGCATAGCAGCCCTATCTGCTCCTACAGCCGCCGTAGCAACAAGTTGAGCATTTGTAGCTGCTTGACTTACATTTTCTCCTTGATAGTTTACATACTCCCTTGCATCTGTTTGCATAGCTTTTCTTAAATCTTCAGTAGTATGCACCTTTCTAGCAGAGCTATCGTTGTATGAGTGGTTACCTCCGGTAGCTGTAGCGGTATAAGTATATTTATAAGCCGTAATAACATTTGTAGATGTCATAGATGTAGTATCCCCGCTAAGCTTAGTTATCTTGATATTTTTCATAGTATCGGTGCTACCGAGATTATTTTGATTTACTAGTTGGATTTGGTTGCCGTTTATAAGGCTAGCAGTGACGCCTGTCTTATCAGTAATCGTATTTATCTTATTTACCACATCTTCTATATTGGTAACGCTAGTAGAAGGTATCTCTATACCGTTTATCGCTATATTGAGTCTATGTCCTCCTACTGGAGCGGGAGCTAAACCACCGAATGTAGCTTTAGCATCGGCGTAGCTTACCCACATACCTTGGCCGTCTCTTAAGTTAAAAGCTTCGCCTGTTGCGTTAAAGAGAACTCCTAGATCAACTCCCGTTTCTTTAACCTTGACTTGTTTATCTTTATCTACATAGTATTCGTTTTTGCTCAAATCATTTTCGTTTTTAGTTTCACCATCTTCCCATATACCGTTACCATTTTTATCTAACCAACCGTTTTTAGAATCAAGTGAATAAATAGGTGAGCTTTTAGTTCCTATCGAACTTCCTGAGTTTAAATTTCCTATTAAAGCTACTTCGGTAGTAGCGCGCGCCGGAGTGCTAAGACCCGGTTCTATCTGGATATTTTTAACAGGACCGGTAGGATCTATAGTGCCCGTATCTTCATTTCGGAGCCAGCCTTGAACGATATAACCATTTTTATCGACAAAATTTCCTAAACTATCACGGCTAAAATCTCCGTTTCTAGTATATTTATACGTTTTTCCACCGTCTGGAGAAACGACAAAAAATCCATCACCTTGTATGGCTAAATCTGTATTTTTATCTGTTGTTTGAACTGAACCTTGCTTGAATATCTTTGTTACTGAGTTTATCTGAGTACCTAAACCTATTTGCATTGAGTTTTTACCGCCTAAGTCGCCTTGTGGAGCGGTTGCTACTTTTGCTGTTTGACTAAATAAATCTGCAAAGCTCGCACGTGAATATTTAAAGCCTACTGTATTAACGTTGGCTATATTATCACCTTCGACGTCCATGGCTATCTGGTGAGCTTGAAGTCCAGTAACTCCAGCCCATAATGCTCTCATCATATCTTATCCTTTATGTTGGCTGCATTTGCTGCGGATTAAAATTTGATGTTATATAAGCAATTTTTGTTCCGAATTTGATTTTTTAAATTTTTTAAATTTTTATCAACGATAATTTGAAAAAGTAAAATACCGCTACGATCAAACCGGGCTAAATTTAAAAATCAAATTTAGTAAGATCGTATAATTTAATAGTTTTTTCCAGCTGTTTTACATATGTTTTACCCATTTGTGAATAATTTTCCATAGTTTTTGCAGCCTCTAAACCATCGTATATTAGCCCTTTTTCTCGGTAAATAGCTCTCATATCTCGAAACTGAGCGTAAGCAGGATGAGAGTTCAAATTTAAAGCGTAAGCATTTACCGAATCATCAAGAGAGTTAAATATCTTGATTTTATGCATTTTGTCCTCATCTCTATTTAGAGGAACTAGTCCTTTGCCGCCCCACGTCCAGTGACCAAAAAGGTTATTTGCTTCTTTTGCAAAACGACTCTTTCCCCAACCGCTCTCTATAGTAGCTTGAGCTATAGCTAAAGAAACTGGCACGGAGTCTAATTTTAACTTATATTCGCTCTCATCAAATAAATTTGAGATTTTATACTCTTTTTGGATAGATACGAGCCGTTTTAAATTTGAGACATCTATATCTCTAAAAGATTTTTGGTAAATTTGTTTTAGATAATTCAATGCAAACGCGCGTTTTTGCAAAGTCTGGGTATTTGCATTTTTAGTAAGCTTAGAAATAGTTTTGGCAAACTCTACTTTTTGTTCATTTATACTAAGCATATAATAGTTAGGAGAAAAGCCTGCAGCTAACTTAACAGCCATAAATATAAGTATAATTTTAACTAATACTCGTATCAAAGCAGTGTTTGACCTTGCCTTTAAAATATATAGTTTCGCCATCAAATTTAAGCCATAAATCCTCTTTGCTTTTTGGATTTACTTTTAAACAGGGATTAAATTTAAAACGATCGACTCCAGTATAAAATGAAGCCGCCATACCGGTACCGCAAGCATTTGTTTCGTTTTCAACTCCACGCTCAAACGTGCGCACCCCTAAAACTCCGTTGTCTTTTAGATGAGCGAAATTTACATTTGCGTTGTATTTTTTTCTAAGTTCGGAACAAACGCTGAGATCAAATTTAGAAAGATTATCTACAAAAGTTACTAAATGAGGAACTCCCGTATCATAAAAACTCCACTCAAAACCGTACTCTATAAATGGCTCACTCAGCTTTTTTGGCGCCGTTAAAGCCACTTCTACAAAATCATTGTCTATGCTCGCTTTTATGATCCCTGCACCTGTTTTAAATGAGCAGTTTTTAGAACATAGTGAGTTTTGATAAGCATAAAGCGCGGCTGCTCTTGAACCATTTCCGCACATTGATGCTAAACTCCCATCGCTATTGTAAAACTCCCATTCAAA from Campylobacter fetus subsp. fetus includes the following:
- a CDS encoding FecCD family ABC transporter permease; protein product: MSIKSYLIISFLICLLVLTIISLALGGANVGFNEIFNLYSQDLSDTQKTILIDIRLPRIVMAILIGALLASSGVVVQTIFLNPLADPYIIGIASSATFGAVVAYIFGLEDIYYGIFAFIASCILSIVIFKLSKNGRSVATLLIIGIAFSSMLGAFTSLATYLIGEDSFKIIAWMMGYLGGASWFKVGLLTLPLILSLIYFYKKRNELNLLLSGDEEAKSLGADVDITKKRLLIVASLSVAFSVAFTGMIGFVGLIIPHILRMILGTSNNAVLIPISTLAGALFLLFCDLVAKNVLNPTEIPIGVVTAFFGAPFFLFLAIKYSKGVI
- a CDS encoding ABC transporter ATP-binding protein is translated as MSIEISNLSFKFNKNQILNKLNIQINSAEFIGILGPNGCGKSTLLKNILKILQPNSGVIKINFKPLKEYSQKDLAKIIGFVPQKSDLALPLSVEDLILMGRYVSIKGIFGNYGSDDYRKVSEVMELLNLKEFKDRSANSLSGGEFQRVLLARAIVSDPKILLLDEPTSALDLNYAVEIMSLCKKITKKLNIFSIVVLHDLNLASIFCDKIIMLKDGKVAYSGTPKELYKKDILKEIYNLECDVLNHNGFSIIIPKNKG
- a CDS encoding ABC transporter substrate-binding protein, which codes for MKKILIILVALFEFAFGVKLVVLDPAAVEILYMLKAEDNIAAIAISSMTKIYPEDKTAQLPNVGSYMKPNLERIVEINPDLVITSFHSINVDNDLKNLGLKTLSLNANSLNDIYKNIEKIADITQKQEEGKQLIDEIKSKLSHQDKLSGKKVVVLFSALNLMAFNSGTLPIDITNNLGLKNIAENLQGATSVIQTEYILEQNPDFIIVVETANNSKSLLQLYPVLSKTKAAKDGKIISVPSALILRGTPRITQSIEKIYEILAK
- a CDS encoding flavodoxin family protein; translation: MKNIVIYSSVTGNTKKIAKAVSESLSCIYISFKDANFVNLDEFEFIALGFWVDKGYPDRDMKAFMQSIKNKNIGLFMTLGADPKGEHAKKCMQNVKYMMQINGCNIKKEFISQGAISPNLINKITKAGKSTPHREARWKEASTHPDNNDLLNAKIAFSKNKQLPKMNSI
- the flgE gene encoding flagellar hook protein FlgE; amino-acid sequence: MMRALWAGVTGLQAHQIAMDVEGDNIANVNTVGFKYSRASFADLFSQTAKVATAPQGDLGGKNSMQIGLGTQINSVTKIFKQGSVQTTDKNTDLAIQGDGFFVVSPDGGKTYKYTRNGDFSRDSLGNFVDKNGYIVQGWLRNEDTGTIDPTGPVKNIQIEPGLSTPARATTEVALIGNLNSGSSIGTKSSPIYSLDSKNGWLDKNGNGIWEDGETKNENDLSKNEYYVDKDKQVKVKETGVDLGVLFNATGEAFNLRDGQGMWVSYADAKATFGGLAPAPVGGHRLNIAINGIEIPSTSVTNIEDVVNKINTITDKTGVTASLINGNQIQLVNQNNLGSTDTMKNIKITKLSGDTTSMTSTNVITAYKYTYTATATGGNHSYNDSSARKVHTTEDLRKAMQTDAREYVNYQGENVSQAATNAQLVATAAVGADRAAMLNAATAEKTRVDAIVPISQGAIAATAAIIAAINATPTTATPAEVTAAINAAISNDKLAEYSALDWSGAIDTDAAAGIQLPAADPDGKYSNASLKDRNRNDGVEITVNEKGQFVVKNPQGDAAYGENDSHLAVDATGALVTDGSASDNPLATTNPDGTVNVPVNNDTFTNDYNMHLAITGLSDPNTNINENTKFTDVFSSLGGGLSTGTGEKTSSNIVMSSHAATTEIYDSLGSKHEIKMEFRKISYSPENGTEWSMLIQVPEPGKINTETGEVANVIAGTVRFKSDGSLLGYSPSNLTFTANNGSAPGQNIEINFGKIGDYNGLRSNDNTSTTDNIVQDGYTAGTLNELRVDESGTIIGAFTNGRSFGLAQVALAKFTNNEGLESDGGNVFVQTANSGAPVIGSAQTAGRGKINASSLEMSNVDLSRSLTQLIVVQRGYQANSKTITTGDQMLNTLLQLKQ
- a CDS encoding glucosaminidase domain-containing protein, with the protein product MAVKLAAGFSPNYYMLSINEQKVEFAKTISKLTKNANTQTLQKRAFALNYLKQIYQKSFRDIDVSNLKRLVSIQKEYKISNLFDESEYKLKLDSVPVSLAIAQATIESGWGKSRFAKEANNLFGHWTWGGKGLVPLNRDEDKMHKIKIFNSLDDSVNAYALNLNSHPAYAQFRDMRAIYREKGLIYDGLEAAKTMENYSQMGKTYVKQLEKTIKLYDLTKFDF
- the dapF gene encoding diaminopimelate epimerase, with the protein product MQLSKYNASGNDFVIFHTFKSLNRRELAMSLCDRFNSIGADGLIVILPSKECDFEWEFYNSDGSLASMCGNGSRAAALYAYQNSLCSKNCSFKTGAGIIKASIDNDFVEVALTAPKKLSEPFIEYGFEWSFYDTGVPHLVTFVDNLSKFDLSVCSELRKKYNANVNFAHLKDNGVLGVRTFERGVENETNACGTGMAASFYTGVDRFKFNPCLKVNPKSKEDLWLKFDGETIYFKGKVKHCFDTSIS